Proteins encoded in a region of the Bartonella taylorii genome:
- a CDS encoding H-NS family nucleoid-associated regulatory protein, translating into MNDLKNMNLDELQEMRIQIDAELRKRQAREKQNARRKILEIANAHGIDIADLISKERHYRNPNNQWELWNGRGRKPKWIKEWLENGYALEELEVT; encoded by the coding sequence GTGAATGATCTCAAAAACATGAATCTTGATGAACTACAGGAAATGCGCATTCAAATCGATGCAGAATTGAGAAAACGGCAAGCAAGAGAGAAGCAGAATGCACGGCGTAAAATTCTTGAAATTGCCAATGCGCATGGAATTGATATCGCTGATCTTATAAGTAAAGAGCGCCATTATAGAAATCCCAATAACCAGTGGGAATTATGGAATGGGCGTGGGCGTAAACCTAAGTGGATTAAAGAATGGTTGGAGAATGGTTATGCGCTTGAAGAACTAGAAGTAACATAA
- a CDS encoding ubiquinone biosynthesis hydroxylase, whose protein sequence is MHSDPNKSVKSKRNLQSNKNIRQCDLLIAGGAAVGLTLAIALKQAAPELKINIVDAASQEELPTSNIRALALAAASIRMLKQLQCWKHIKPYTQPIHSMIITDACTDDPVKPTLLTFEGDITPNEPFAAMVEQRKLMNALKKRVQDLDINFIANMRVVDFHQETQHTTVTLSNEEIWQTKLLIAADGAHSQLREKAGLKNFSHPYKQTAIICTIEHEKPHHGQAIQHFLPAGPFALLPLKGNRSAIVWNEHHNTAQYYLKTDALIFETELEKRIGHQLGKLSWNGERQAFPLSLSLTRQCIKPRFALIGDAAHTIHPLAGQGLNLGLRDSAALAEVIIETARLGLDIGSLIALERYQRWRRFEIVRMTLSNDWLNKLFSNDNLLLRMLRDVGLGIVNQTPKMKKYFIQEASGITPNAPRLLQGLPL, encoded by the coding sequence GTGCATTCCGATCCCAATAAAAGTGTGAAATCTAAGAGAAATCTACAATCCAATAAAAATATAAGACAATGTGATCTCCTTATTGCAGGCGGTGCAGCTGTTGGCCTTACGCTGGCAATAGCGCTCAAACAAGCAGCCCCTGAACTGAAAATTAATATCGTCGATGCTGCTTCTCAAGAAGAACTTCCCACTTCCAATATACGAGCTCTCGCCCTCGCTGCTGCTTCTATTCGTATGTTAAAACAATTACAATGTTGGAAACATATAAAACCCTATACCCAACCCATTCATTCAATGATCATAACAGATGCATGCACAGATGATCCTGTCAAACCAACTCTTTTAACCTTTGAAGGAGATATCACTCCCAACGAACCCTTTGCTGCTATGGTAGAACAAAGAAAACTCATGAATGCTTTAAAAAAGCGTGTACAAGATCTGGATATTAATTTCATTGCAAATATGCGTGTCGTTGATTTTCATCAAGAAACACAACACACAACTGTCACATTAAGCAATGAAGAAATATGGCAAACAAAATTACTGATTGCGGCCGACGGAGCGCATTCTCAATTACGCGAAAAAGCAGGCCTTAAAAACTTTTCTCATCCCTATAAACAAACAGCAATCATTTGCACAATTGAACATGAAAAACCCCATCATGGCCAAGCAATTCAACATTTTTTACCTGCCGGACCTTTCGCTCTTCTTCCTCTCAAAGGCAATCGATCCGCCATCGTATGGAATGAACACCATAACACTGCGCAATATTACCTCAAAACTGACGCTCTTATTTTTGAAACAGAACTCGAAAAACGCATCGGTCATCAACTAGGAAAACTTTCTTGGAATGGGGAACGCCAAGCTTTTCCCTTGAGCCTTTCTTTAACACGTCAATGTATTAAACCCCGTTTTGCTCTCATTGGCGATGCTGCCCACACAATCCACCCCCTTGCAGGACAAGGACTCAATTTAGGACTACGCGACAGCGCCGCACTCGCTGAAGTCATTATCGAAACAGCACGGTTGGGTCTTGATATCGGATCACTCATTGCTTTGGAGCGCTATCAACGCTGGAGACGTTTTGAAATTGTACGTATGACCTTGAGTAATGACTGGTTGAACAAACTTTTTTCTAATGATAATCTCCTTTTGCGAATGCTCCGCGATGTCGGACTTGGAATTGTCAATCAAACACCAAAAATGAAAAAGTATTTCATTCAGGAAGCCTCCGGAATCACTCCAAATGCTCCACGTCTGTTACAGGGGCTCCCTCTCTAA
- a CDS encoding FtsK/SpoIIIE family DNA translocase, protein MHQSSSPYDSLEVQKSYSSRLIEMFLRQIGVFIGLGILGFIIFCVFALATWNIADPSLTHASANRVTNFMGWPGAIFSDFVMQFFGLASLGILLPPLFWSFLLLAQKDIHNLFFRLFLWGGSTVCFLVSFALMTPIIPFTYWPLPMGLGGVLGDKVLSAAYLIFPAFLSPFQNVLLGVALILLSFLMAAFAGNVVWRRKKNKRKTKNIQKIEKIENVNPVFDELEDEEDFTDRAQHGFFATTFGAILHLFYFLQARFFRFFFFKSRFKRQGKSFDRIEPVFLDEKMKDQEKQDKAPVSPLKGRVFKPLKASSKDGFLLPLLDYLSVSPPAVRDAKLSPAALRANSQELEGVLLDFGVKGKIIDARPGPVVTLYEFEPAAGIKSSRIIGLADDIARSMRAISARVAVVPGRNVIGIELPNATREMVYLREILQAQEFVESKAKLGLALGKTIGGETVIADLAKMPHLLVAGTTGSGKSVAINTMILSLLYRMTPDQCRLIMVDPKMLELSVYDGIPHLLTPVVTDPKKAVIALKWAVREMEERYSKMSKVGVRNIDGFNARLKEAENQGETITRTVQVGFDHETGEPLYETETLDLSPMPYIVVIIDEMADLMMVAGKDIEGAVQRLAQMARAAGIHVIMATQRPSVDVITGTIKANFPTRISFSVSSKIDSRTILGEQGAEQLLGQGDMLFMMGGGRIQRVHGPFVADDEVEQVVVHLKAQARPDYLETITQDISENDTDTSLISPSADDPYSQAVAVVLRDRKASTSYIQRRLGIGYNRAASLIERMEEEGIISPANHAGKREILVPAEEEHF, encoded by the coding sequence ATGCACCAAAGTTCTTCCCCTTATGATTCATTAGAAGTGCAGAAATCTTATAGTTCACGGCTTATTGAAATGTTTTTACGCCAGATTGGTGTTTTCATTGGGCTTGGGATTTTGGGTTTCATTATTTTTTGCGTTTTCGCTTTGGCAACTTGGAATATTGCAGATCCGTCATTAACGCATGCAAGTGCAAATAGGGTTACAAACTTTATGGGGTGGCCGGGTGCAATTTTCTCAGATTTTGTCATGCAGTTTTTTGGTTTGGCAAGTCTTGGTATTTTATTGCCGCCATTATTTTGGTCGTTTCTTTTGCTTGCACAAAAAGATATACATAATTTGTTTTTTCGTCTTTTTCTGTGGGGGGGGTCAACAGTTTGTTTTTTAGTTTCTTTTGCTCTTATGACCCCTATTATTCCTTTTACGTATTGGCCATTGCCGATGGGCTTGGGGGGAGTTCTAGGGGATAAAGTTTTAAGTGCTGCTTATTTAATCTTTCCTGCTTTTCTTTCTCCATTTCAAAATGTGCTTTTGGGTGTGGCTCTTATTCTTTTAAGTTTTTTAATGGCTGCTTTTGCGGGTAATGTGGTGTGGCGACGCAAAAAAAATAAAAGGAAAACAAAAAATATTCAGAAAATAGAAAAAATAGAAAATGTGAATCCAGTTTTCGATGAGTTAGAAGATGAAGAAGATTTTACAGATAGAGCACAACACGGTTTTTTTGCTACGACTTTTGGCGCCATTTTACACCTTTTTTATTTTTTACAAGCACGATTTTTTCGTTTTTTCTTCTTCAAAAGTCGCTTTAAGAGACAAGGAAAGTCATTTGATCGGATTGAACCGGTTTTTCTTGATGAAAAAATGAAAGATCAAGAAAAGCAAGATAAGGCGCCGGTTTCTCCCTTGAAAGGCCGTGTTTTTAAGCCGTTAAAGGCTTCTTCAAAAGATGGTTTTCTTCTTCCACTTTTGGATTATCTTTCGGTTTCTCCACCGGCAGTAAGAGATGCAAAGCTTTCTCCTGCTGCCTTAAGAGCAAATTCACAGGAACTTGAAGGTGTTTTGTTAGATTTTGGAGTGAAGGGAAAAATTATTGATGCACGTCCTGGTCCGGTGGTGACTTTGTATGAATTTGAACCGGCAGCTGGTATTAAGTCTTCCCGTATTATTGGTTTGGCAGATGATATTGCGCGTTCGATGCGTGCGATTTCAGCGCGTGTTGCTGTGGTTCCAGGGCGTAATGTGATTGGAATAGAATTGCCCAATGCAACGCGTGAGATGGTTTATTTACGAGAAATTTTGCAAGCGCAGGAATTTGTTGAGAGTAAAGCAAAACTAGGGCTTGCTTTGGGCAAGACTATAGGGGGTGAAACGGTTATCGCAGATTTAGCAAAAATGCCGCATCTTCTGGTGGCAGGTACAACGGGATCGGGAAAATCTGTCGCCATTAATACGATGATTTTATCGCTTCTTTATCGTATGACACCTGATCAATGTCGTCTCATCATGGTGGATCCCAAAATGCTTGAACTTTCAGTTTATGATGGCATTCCCCATTTGTTAACACCTGTGGTAACAGATCCTAAAAAAGCGGTCATTGCGCTTAAGTGGGCTGTTCGTGAAATGGAAGAGCGATACAGCAAAATGTCAAAAGTTGGTGTCCGCAATATTGATGGATTTAATGCGCGTCTCAAAGAAGCAGAAAATCAGGGGGAAACAATAACTCGTACAGTTCAAGTTGGGTTTGATCACGAGACCGGAGAGCCGCTTTACGAAACAGAAACTCTCGATTTGAGTCCTATGCCCTATATTGTTGTCATTATTGATGAAATGGCTGATTTGATGATGGTTGCCGGTAAAGATATTGAAGGGGCTGTGCAGCGCTTAGCGCAAATGGCGCGTGCCGCTGGTATTCATGTGATTATGGCGACACAACGTCCTTCGGTGGATGTGATCACTGGAACGATAAAAGCTAATTTTCCTACACGTATTTCTTTTTCTGTAAGTTCAAAAATTGATAGCCGGACAATTCTTGGTGAACAGGGAGCTGAGCAGTTGTTGGGACAAGGAGATATGCTCTTCATGATGGGAGGAGGGCGTATTCAGCGAGTTCATGGACCTTTTGTGGCTGATGACGAAGTTGAGCAGGTTGTGGTGCATCTCAAAGCGCAAGCACGGCCCGATTATTTGGAAACCATTACGCAGGACATTTCAGAAAATGATACAGATACTTCTTTGATTTCTCCTTCAGCAGATGATCCCTATAGTCAAGCTGTTGCTGTTGTTCTGCGTGATCGTAAGGCTTCCACCTCTTACATTCAACGCCGTTTAGGTATTGGCTATAATCGTGCTGCTTCCTTGATTGAACGGATGGAAGAAGAAGGTATCATTAGTCCAGCCAATCATGCGGGTAAACGGGAAATTTTGGTACCTGCGGAAGAAGAACATTTTTAA
- a CDS encoding LolA family protein has product MKTFFLLRRKVFAFLGIIVFGSLTFPAVSQSSQQVVRAQNVVNRFAAIKTMTGDFIQFSPKGKMSQGTFYLERPGKIRFIYKKLPLQIIADGQFVGINNRALNTWNFSQLFQTPMKFLLDDKINVSTGRLLAFREDPGAVTIVLRDKSIGAGQIRMVFDSKSTALRQWTIVDQQNLETTVQIMNVRTGVRFADGMFTLPSKK; this is encoded by the coding sequence ATGAAAACGTTTTTTTTACTGCGGAGAAAAGTCTTTGCATTTCTTGGAATTATTGTTTTTGGGAGCTTAACTTTTCCTGCTGTTTCACAATCATCCCAACAAGTGGTAAGGGCGCAGAATGTTGTCAATCGCTTTGCAGCGATTAAAACAATGACAGGTGATTTTATTCAATTTAGCCCAAAAGGAAAGATGTCTCAAGGGACATTTTATTTAGAGCGTCCAGGAAAGATTCGTTTTATTTATAAAAAATTACCTTTACAGATCATTGCAGATGGCCAGTTTGTTGGAATTAACAATCGTGCTCTGAATACTTGGAATTTCTCACAGCTTTTTCAAACGCCAATGAAGTTTTTGTTGGATGATAAAATTAATGTTTCAACAGGGCGTTTATTAGCATTTCGTGAAGATCCAGGAGCGGTGACGATTGTTCTGCGGGATAAAAGCATTGGAGCAGGGCAAATAAGGATGGTGTTTGATTCTAAAAGCACTGCTTTACGGCAGTGGACAATTGTTGATCAACAAAATCTGGAAACCACTGTTCAAATCATGAATGTACGGACGGGCGTTAGGTTTGCTGATGGGATGTTCACGCTTCCCTCAAAAAAATAG
- a CDS encoding exodeoxyribonuclease III has protein sequence MFFRIATWNINSIRLRLTQVFQYLDIFAADVLCLQETKCPDALFPVEAFEAAGYKHIALSGQKSYNGVAIVSRLPFKSVEKRSFCQKEDCRYISVIVEAYGRNVRIHNFYVPAGGDVPDADVNEKFRHKLDFLEEMSSIRADQGDGLSSLLVGDLNIAPLAEDVWSHQQLLKVVSHTPIETERLQALCCQGGWVDLMRMHIPIPTKLYTWWSYRARDWALANRGRRLDHIWSSPDLVPFVADLAVFRVARGWNQPSDHVPVQTIFDFSRQV, from the coding sequence ATGTTCTTTCGTATTGCGACTTGGAATATTAATTCTATTCGTTTGCGTCTTACGCAGGTTTTTCAGTATTTGGATATCTTTGCGGCAGATGTTTTGTGTCTACAGGAGACAAAATGTCCAGATGCTTTATTTCCAGTTGAGGCTTTTGAAGCGGCTGGATATAAGCATATCGCATTGAGCGGACAAAAATCTTACAACGGTGTAGCGATTGTATCGCGTTTGCCTTTCAAGAGTGTTGAAAAGCGTTCCTTTTGTCAAAAGGAAGATTGCCGTTACATTTCGGTTATTGTTGAAGCCTATGGAAGAAATGTGAGGATTCATAATTTCTATGTTCCCGCTGGGGGTGATGTTCCTGACGCCGATGTAAATGAAAAGTTCCGTCATAAACTTGATTTTTTAGAAGAAATGTCTTCCATTCGAGCTGATCAGGGAGATGGTCTTTCTTCTCTTTTGGTGGGTGATTTGAATATTGCGCCTTTGGCAGAGGATGTTTGGTCTCATCAGCAATTGTTGAAGGTTGTAAGCCATACACCCATTGAAACTGAGCGTTTACAGGCTTTGTGTTGCCAAGGTGGGTGGGTTGATTTGATGCGTATGCATATTCCCATTCCTACCAAGCTTTATACATGGTGGAGTTATCGTGCACGTGATTGGGCGCTTGCTAATCGTGGGCGGCGGCTTGACCATATTTGGTCTTCTCCAGATCTCGTTCCTTTTGTGGCGGATCTTGCGGTTTTTCGTGTTGCACGGGGGTGGAATCAGCCTTCAGATCATGTTCCAGTACAAACTATATTTGATTTTTCACGTCAAGTTTGA
- a CDS encoding efflux transporter outer membrane subunit — protein MHISKWVVSNRLLYSVLLCFFILSGCMVGPNYHKTTFRVPAVWGEQSAQTSGRADVLAGWWRRLNDPVLNALMNYAISGNNSVAVAKARVREARAGLGQAVGSLLPSVSNSISGTRSSSEQSDAFFSQYRSGFDASWELDFFGGRKRAVEAARYGLDAAVEDMRATMVTLLGDVATNYVQVRGWQQKLLIVRQIALSQRKTYELMRAKLKAGDISELDVSNAQAQMANTEADISQMEANLAMSIHRLSVLTGHVPMALKDLLQKNAKHAKIPQPKWPIPAGIPADILLTRPDLRRAERQYAQATARIGQREADRYPSLSLTGNISTVATAIDQLWKNSTIGWSFGPGLRFPFFNGGQVVASVAVARAQRDQAFITYRAAVLGALEDVENALVRLTKEHQRLEKLIVANKASLHSLKLSRSLFENGNISFLELLNANRSYYSSQMALKDSRVSLVTQYITLMKALGGGWDGVVDVSRSEVVDGAPRSHTRVGQ, from the coding sequence ATGCATATCAGCAAGTGGGTTGTTTCTAACAGATTGCTTTATAGTGTTTTGTTGTGTTTTTTTATATTATCAGGATGTATGGTTGGTCCTAATTACCATAAGACAACTTTTCGTGTTCCAGCAGTTTGGGGGGAGCAGTCTGCACAGACGTCTGGGCGTGCGGATGTGCTTGCAGGATGGTGGCGGCGTTTAAATGACCCTGTTTTGAATGCGTTAATGAATTATGCGATTTCTGGAAATAATAGTGTTGCCGTTGCCAAAGCACGGGTTCGTGAAGCGCGGGCTGGTTTAGGACAAGCTGTGGGATCTCTTTTGCCTAGTGTGTCAAATTCAATCTCAGGAACGCGTAGTAGTTCTGAGCAATCTGATGCGTTCTTCAGTCAATATCGTAGTGGTTTTGATGCAAGTTGGGAACTTGATTTTTTTGGTGGGCGTAAGCGGGCGGTAGAAGCAGCACGTTATGGTCTTGACGCGGCTGTGGAAGATATGCGCGCAACAATGGTGACGCTGTTGGGAGATGTGGCAACAAATTATGTTCAAGTGCGTGGTTGGCAACAGAAATTGTTGATTGTGCGGCAGATTGCTTTATCCCAGCGTAAAACATATGAATTAATGCGTGCCAAATTGAAGGCTGGTGATATATCTGAGCTTGATGTTTCAAATGCCCAAGCACAAATGGCAAATACAGAAGCAGATATTTCACAAATGGAAGCGAATTTAGCGATGAGCATTCATCGCCTTTCCGTTTTAACTGGTCATGTGCCTATGGCTTTGAAGGATCTTTTGCAAAAGAATGCTAAGCACGCAAAGATTCCGCAGCCAAAATGGCCAATACCAGCGGGAATTCCAGCTGATATTTTGTTGACACGTCCGGATTTACGACGGGCAGAACGCCAATATGCTCAAGCGACAGCACGCATTGGTCAGCGTGAAGCTGATCGCTATCCCTCTCTTTCTTTAACTGGGAATATTTCGACAGTAGCAACGGCAATAGATCAATTATGGAAAAATTCAACGATCGGATGGTCTTTTGGACCGGGGCTTCGTTTTCCTTTCTTTAATGGAGGGCAGGTTGTGGCGTCTGTGGCGGTAGCACGTGCACAGCGCGATCAAGCTTTTATTACTTATCGGGCGGCTGTATTAGGAGCTCTGGAAGACGTGGAAAATGCGCTTGTAAGATTGACAAAAGAGCACCAGCGATTAGAAAAGCTTATTGTTGCAAATAAAGCGTCTCTCCATTCATTAAAGCTTTCACGGAGTCTCTTTGAAAATGGAAATATCAGCTTCCTTGAATTGTTAAATGCTAATCGTTCCTATTATTCTTCGCAAATGGCGCTTAAAGATAGCCGTGTTTCTTTGGTTACTCAATATATTACCTTGATGAAGGCATTAGGTGGTGGTTGGGATGGCGTGGTTGATGTTTCACGTTCGGAAGTTGTTGATGGTGCACCGCGTTCGCATACGAGAGTAGGGCAATGA
- a CDS encoding efflux RND transporter periplasmic adaptor subunit, which yields MKKSFIKNFITKHKKLSLFLTGILLLLFFLWLRSVFWGTSSPVYMTAVVKRGDIEESVLASGLVRPYRLVAVGARATGRVVSMRVFPGSVVKEGDLLAEIDPTDQENDLKRKKAALSHYYASLVEQEAYLSLAQKNLERQKKMIESHAISRANFDDAATQVKIRAAQIAQLRQQIVQAQIDVDSAEVNLGYTRVTAPSAGTVLATVVEEGQNVNAVQSAPTIVILGDLSKMTVKAQISEADILKVRAGQPLYFTVLGNSQRRYEGTLERVEPAPESIRADVSINPGVLGGSGSLASSAIYYNGIVHVDNADNFLRTYMTAQVHIILGRAQNVLLVPSDALRDETKEHKAWVSLLVGKNKVVAKQVTVGLNNKVVAEIVSGLNEGDVVITGSRDGVMPDIPDEHSEDES from the coding sequence ATGAAAAAAAGTTTTATAAAAAATTTCATTACAAAACACAAAAAACTTTCTTTATTTTTAACTGGTATCCTTCTTCTCCTCTTTTTTTTATGGCTTCGTTCTGTTTTTTGGGGAACATCATCACCGGTTTATATGACAGCAGTGGTGAAGCGTGGTGATATCGAGGAAAGTGTTTTGGCTTCTGGTCTTGTGCGTCCTTATCGGTTGGTAGCTGTTGGTGCACGTGCAACAGGGCGAGTAGTTTCAATGCGCGTTTTCCCAGGCAGTGTTGTGAAAGAAGGGGATCTTTTGGCAGAAATTGATCCTACAGATCAAGAAAATGATCTGAAAAGAAAAAAAGCAGCATTATCCCATTATTATGCGAGTTTGGTAGAACAAGAAGCTTATCTCTCTCTTGCGCAGAAAAATTTAGAGCGTCAGAAAAAAATGATCGAATCACATGCAATTTCACGGGCTAATTTCGATGATGCTGCAACACAAGTGAAAATACGCGCGGCGCAAATTGCTCAGCTTCGGCAGCAGATTGTACAAGCACAAATTGATGTGGACAGTGCAGAAGTCAATTTAGGTTATACGAGGGTGACTGCTCCTTCAGCGGGCACAGTGTTAGCAACGGTTGTAGAAGAAGGGCAGAATGTCAATGCCGTTCAGTCGGCTCCGACGATTGTTATTTTAGGCGATTTGTCAAAGATGACTGTCAAAGCGCAAATCTCAGAAGCTGATATTCTTAAAGTGCGTGCTGGACAACCACTCTATTTTACCGTTTTGGGCAATTCGCAGCGTCGTTATGAGGGAACTCTAGAAAGAGTAGAGCCGGCACCTGAATCAATTCGTGCTGATGTGAGTATCAATCCTGGTGTGCTCGGAGGTTCTGGTTCTCTGGCATCATCGGCTATCTATTATAACGGTATTGTGCATGTCGATAATGCGGATAATTTTTTGCGTACTTATATGACTGCACAAGTTCATATTATCTTAGGGCGTGCTCAAAATGTTTTGTTGGTTCCAAGTGATGCTTTACGTGATGAAACAAAAGAGCATAAAGCATGGGTTTCTCTTTTAGTAGGGAAAAATAAGGTGGTTGCAAAACAGGTGACTGTTGGGCTTAATAACAAAGTTGTAGCAGAGATTGTTTCAGGCCTTAATGAGGGTGATGTCGTCATTACCGGTTCGCGCGATGGGGTAATGCCAGATATTCCTGATGAACATAGTGAAGATGAGAGCTAA
- a CDS encoding MacB family efflux pump subunit, whose amino-acid sequence MKADAVLVLENIVRKFPAGDTFVTVLKDINLTIKRGEMVAIVGASGSGKSTLMNILGCLDRPTSGRYWISDKETASLAADELSALRRNHFGFIFQRYHLLNELTALGNVEIPAIYAGFPVATRRQRAQDLLTRLGMGNRMDHRPNQLSGGQQQRVSIARALMNNAEVILADEPTGALDKQSGQEVLRILDELHKEGRTIIIVTHDMQVAERANRIIEISDGEIVADKVSKGTKTKAVGAKTKTDSEPFQENQNLKGEQLLGAFRSFAERFREAFIMALLAMNAHRMRTFLTMLGVIIGIGAIIAMVALGNGTREKIMENFKSLGSNTLTILPGKSFSDPQAGKITSLVEADAEALSNLPYISGVTPQISANSTVRFGAVEVNAVIMGVGEQFFQTQGLNAIKGQLFDQKSVHDRAVDLVVEKEALSVLFPHSRESPLGKVVHVGQVPARIVGVVDPQNHANGGVASTLQIYLPYTTVQTRFLGTTQVRAITVKVADHVDSHLAEKMVQRFLTMRHGGEDFFIRNSEFFRERIMESTHILTLLVSSIAAISLIVGGIGVMNIMLVTVSERINEIGVRMAVGARQSDILQQFLIEAILVCVIGGGIGVLFGLSIGGLFLLFKAPIHLIYTIDSIVMSLFFSTLIGVCFGFSPARQASRLDPVVALSRD is encoded by the coding sequence ATGAAAGCAGATGCTGTCCTTGTTTTAGAAAATATTGTGCGCAAGTTTCCTGCCGGCGACACATTTGTCACTGTTTTGAAAGACATTAATCTAACCATTAAGCGCGGTGAAATGGTAGCGATTGTGGGAGCTTCTGGTTCAGGAAAATCCACCTTGATGAATATTTTAGGCTGCCTTGATCGACCAACCTCTGGGCGCTATTGGATTTCAGATAAAGAAACAGCCTCCCTTGCTGCTGATGAATTGTCGGCTTTGCGGCGCAATCATTTTGGATTTATTTTCCAGCGTTATCATTTGTTGAATGAATTGACAGCTCTTGGTAATGTCGAAATTCCAGCTATTTATGCAGGGTTTCCTGTTGCGACAAGAAGACAACGTGCACAAGACTTGTTAACGCGCTTGGGAATGGGCAATCGGATGGATCATCGTCCAAACCAACTTTCCGGTGGTCAGCAACAACGTGTGTCTATTGCTCGGGCGTTGATGAATAATGCAGAGGTTATTCTCGCAGATGAGCCAACCGGTGCATTAGATAAACAGAGTGGCCAAGAAGTATTGCGTATTTTGGATGAGCTTCATAAAGAGGGGCGCACTATTATCATTGTAACCCATGATATGCAGGTGGCTGAAAGAGCAAATCGTATTATTGAAATCAGCGATGGAGAAATTGTTGCCGATAAGGTGTCAAAGGGCACAAAAACAAAAGCTGTGGGTGCAAAAACAAAAACTGATAGTGAACCTTTTCAGGAGAATCAAAATCTAAAAGGTGAACAATTGCTTGGTGCTTTTCGTTCTTTTGCTGAGCGGTTTCGTGAAGCCTTTATTATGGCTTTGTTAGCAATGAATGCGCATAGGATGCGAACTTTTTTAACAATGCTTGGGGTAATTATCGGTATTGGTGCAATTATTGCTATGGTGGCTTTAGGAAATGGCACACGAGAAAAAATTATGGAAAATTTTAAGAGCTTGGGCTCTAATACATTGACAATTTTACCTGGAAAAAGTTTTTCTGATCCACAAGCAGGAAAAATAACCAGTTTGGTTGAGGCTGATGCAGAAGCTCTCTCAAATTTACCTTATATTTCTGGCGTGACACCTCAGATTTCAGCAAACTCGACAGTGCGTTTTGGTGCAGTAGAAGTCAATGCTGTCATTATGGGGGTGGGGGAACAATTCTTTCAGACACAGGGGCTTAACGCTATCAAAGGGCAGTTGTTTGATCAGAAAAGTGTGCATGATCGGGCGGTTGATCTTGTGGTTGAAAAAGAAGCGCTTTCTGTTCTTTTCCCCCATAGCCGTGAAAGTCCTCTTGGGAAAGTGGTTCATGTGGGGCAGGTTCCAGCGCGCATTGTTGGTGTTGTGGATCCGCAAAATCATGCAAATGGAGGGGTGGCAAGTACGTTGCAGATTTATTTGCCTTATACGACAGTGCAAACACGTTTTCTTGGAACAACGCAGGTTCGTGCAATTACGGTTAAGGTTGCCGATCATGTTGATTCACATTTGGCAGAGAAGATGGTACAGCGTTTTCTTACTATGCGGCATGGTGGTGAAGATTTCTTTATCAGAAATTCAGAATTCTTCCGTGAACGCATCATGGAAAGCACACATATCTTAACGCTTTTAGTCTCTTCAATTGCAGCTATTTCACTGATTGTCGGTGGTATTGGGGTGATGAATATTATGTTGGTTACTGTTTCGGAACGTATCAATGAAATTGGCGTGCGTATGGCAGTTGGTGCACGTCAAAGTGATATTTTACAGCAGTTTCTCATTGAAGCGATTTTAGTTTGTGTGATTGGTGGTGGTATTGGGGTTCTATTTGGACTTTCTATCGGTGGTTTGTTTTTGCTGTTTAAGGCACCTATCCACTTGATTTATACGATTGATTCTATCGTTATGTCCCTTTTCTTTTCAACTCTTATCGGAGTGTGTTTTGGCTTTTCGCCTGCGCGGCAGGCTTCACGGCTTGATCCTGTTGTTGCTCTCTCACGCGATTAA